One Leptolyngbya sp. FACHB-261 DNA segment encodes these proteins:
- a CDS encoding PEP-CTERM sorting domain-containing protein yields the protein MRFNANDDSQSVPEPSSWIGLLALAFTGALLKVTRR from the coding sequence ATTCGATTCAATGCCAATGATGATTCTCAATCGGTTCCTGAACCTTCAAGCTGGATTGGATTGTTGGCGCTCGCCTTTACAGGAGCACTCTTGAAAGTGACTCGGCGCTAG